The Blautia obeum ATCC 29174 region ATAATCTCACCTAAAATACTATACTGGTCACACTGAATTCCATATGGCATAAAATATGAATCTACAATAGACAAAATGTCTTCATGAACGATTCTGTTAGAAATCATAGAATACGTGTCCATTTCTTCCATGGTAAGATTTTCCATAGCCTCTTCATCACCATTTCTTGCAGCTGCGATCATTGAACTTCGGTTTTTACTGCTTTCCTGTTCAACTTTGACTGCTTCCTTATCCTTCAGTACTGGAAAAAGGATTTTACCCTCCCCCGCAAGTCCGGATAATGTCAACGGCTGATTACCTGTTAACTGCTTTTTGCTTTCTTTCATATATTCAGCTACATTTTGAAGATAAAAAATCAGCGTGATTCCTATTCTCAGATCATCACAGGCTGCAGAAAAGGCATCCTTATCCGCATGCCTTTCTACTGTTACCTGTTCCTGAGTTGTAATTCCAGTTCCTCTAAAAAAAGGATAATAATATTCCACATGAAATCTGTTGTCATCATCATACTGACCACATACAGTAATACCGCAGTCATTTCCATAAAACCGGGAAAACTGAGCAAAGACACCATCTGGATGATCTTCCACTACGTTTTTTTCATCGTAATTTTTGATAACATCCAGAATGATTTCTTTCATTTCTTCCCGTTTGGTCACTTTAGAAAAACCGACTGCTTTTAAAAAGCTGTGCAAAAGTACACCTCCATGCCCTTATGCGCGGGTCTTTTTCTCAATTCTCTTCATGCCGCCCATGTATGGCTGCAGAGCTTCCGGAATACTAACAGATCCATCAGCATTCAGGTTATTTTCCAGGAACGCGATCAGCATTCTCGGAGGTGCTACTACAGTGTTATTTAATGTATGCGCAAGATATTTCTTACCATCCTTACCATTTACACGAATTCTCAGACGACGTGCCTGCGCATCTCCCAGGTTGGAGCAGCTTCCTACTTCAAAGTATTTCTTCTGTCTTGGGGACCATGCTTCTACGTCCAGAGATTTAACTTTAAGGTCTGCCAGGTCACCGGAGCAGCATTCCAGAGTACGTACCGGAATATCCAGGGAGCGGAACAGATCTACAGTGTTCTGCCACAGTTTATCAAACCACATCGGGCTCTCTTCTGGTTTGCAGACAACGATCATTTCCTGCTTTTCGAACTGATGGATACGGTAAACACCTCTCTCCTCCAGACCATGAGCTCCTTTTTCTTTACGGAAGCATGGAGAATAGCTTGTCAGAGTTTTTGGAAGTTCTTCTTCCGGAACGATCTGGTCGATGAATTTACCGATCATAGAATGCTCACTGGTACCGATCAGATACAGATCTTCGCCTTCGATCTTGTACATCATAGCATCCATTTCTGCGAAGCTCATAACACCTGTTACAACATTGCTGCGGATCATGAAAGGCGGTACACAATAAGTAAAGCCTCTATTGATCATGAAGTCACGGGCATATGCAATAACTGCAGAATGAAGTCTTGCAATATCTCCCATCAGATAGTAAAAACCATTACCTGCAACACGTCTTGCACTGTCCAGATCAATTCCGTCAAAGCTTTCCATAATATCTGTATGATATGGAACTTCAAAATCCGGAACTACTGGTTCACCGAATTTTTCAATTTCAACATTTTCACTGTCGTCTTTACCAATCGGTACAGACGGATCAATGATGTTCGGGATAACCATCATATTTTTAAGAAGTTCTTCTTCTACTTCTTTTTCTCTTGCAGAAAGTTCATCAATACGTGCACCGGATGCAGCAACCTGTTTCTTAACTTCTTCTGCTTCATCACGTTTTCCCTGTGCCATCAGCGCACCGATCTGTTTGGAAGTTTTATTTCTTTCTGCTCTCAGAGCTTCAACTTCCTGTTTGATCTCTCTGTTTTCTTTGTCCAGTTCAATAACCTTATCAACCAGTTCCAGTTTATTGTCCTGGAATTTGTTTCTGATATTCTGTTTAACGATTTCCGGATTTTCTCTCACAAATTTGATGTCTAACATGTTTTCTCCTCCTGACAGTTATTTTTCTGTCTTCTTTATTTTTCTAAATTCTTTTCATCTTCACTCATCTCACCCAGTTCAAAATTCACAGCTTTTCGAAGTGCTTCTACTTCCTCCTGGCTGAGCATTACATAAGATTCACCTTTTACAATTTCTTTCAGATACAGGAAACAATTGTCTCTGCTGTGTACTGCATTTAAAATGATACCTGAATTATCTTTATCCAGCAACGCCAGCGCAAAACTGAGTTTGCCACCCACATCATCAAATGCATCGTATTTTTCTACGCCATATTTGCTGAAAATAACTTTAAAATGCTGTTCCAGTGTTTTAATTGCATGTTCATGATCTTCTTTTGCTTCATACAGTCTGTCAATCTGTGCAAATTTGCGTACAAAAGTTTTTTCCAGGGACTGTGCATCGCTCCCCTTCATAAACATCTTATACTTTCGTTCCAAACGAGTCAGACGCATGCCATTACTGATCATTACTCCAATTAATATCACAACTATAGCCAGCAAAGCAATAATGATAATCCCAGGATCGATACCTATACTATCAAAAATCGTACTCATATCATACCCCTTTTAACCAATAGATTCAAACAGATCAATAATTCTGTCTAAATCATCTCTGGAATAATACTCTATTTCTATTTTGCCTTTGTTATTTTTCTTTCTGTGAATAAATACGCGGGTTCCTGTAATACCTTTCATTTTTTCTTCAAGGCTCTCATAAATCGCATCTTCTGTTGGATTTGAAACAACCGGCTTCTTCTTTGTTGGTGTTAAAATACTTTTTACCAGTTTTTCCGTTTCACGAACGCTAAGCTTTTCATCAAAAACTTTCATTGCTGCATTGTATTGCTGCTCGGGATCGGAAATAGCAAGAATTGCTCTGGCATGTCCGGCGGATATCATTTCATCTACCATCATCTGCTGTACACGGGAATCGAGTTTCAAAAGTCTCATCGAGTTTGTTACTGCAGTACGGCTCTTTGAAACACGTTCAGCTATCTCATCCTGTTTTAAATGAAATTCATCAATCAGACGTTTATATGCCATTGCTTCTTCAACCGGATTCAGATCTTCTCTCTGTATATTTTCAATAAGAGAAATTTCTACGATCTCCTGTGTTGAAAATTCTTTGACAACAACCGGAACTTCCTTAAGTCCTGCCATCTTGGCAGCTCTCCAGCGTCTTTCTCCTGCAACGATTTCATAGTAGTCCTTCTTATCGGACACAAGCAATGGTTGCAAAATTCCATACTGTTTAATGGACTCTGATAATTCCTGTAAAGCATCCTCATCAAATTTCTTACGAGGCTGTTCCCTGTTTGGCTCGATCATGGAAATTTTCATCATTCTCTCGCCGTTACTGGTTTCCTGCTGACTGGATTTCTTAGTATCTACTGCAACCTTTTTTTCTTCTTTTACAGTTTTCACTGTCTTAGGTTTACTCTGCACTGTTTTTTCCGGGAACAATGCGTCCAGACCTCTTCCAAGTCCTGACTTCTTTCCAGCCATCATTCACCCTCCCTGTTAATTACTTCTTCAGCAAGAAGTCGATATGCCTCTGCACCTGCCGATCTCGTATCATACAATGTAATTGGCTGACCGTAGCTTGGTGCCTCTGCCAGTCTTACATTTCTCGGAATAATCGTTTTATAAATATTCTGTTGAAGGTTGTCTTTAACATTTTCAACTACCTGTAAAGAAAGATTCGTTCTTGCATCATACATAGTAAATACGACACCTTCCATTACGAGTTTCTTATTCAGACGTTCCTTTACAAGTTCAATTGTATGTATTAACTGAGATAATCCTTCCAAAGCATAATACTCACACTGAATTGGCACCAATACGGAATTGGCCGCTGTTAAAGCATTAATCGTAAGCATATTTAAAGATGGCGGGCAGTCCATAATAATATAATCATATTTTCTGCGTACCTTATCTATGATTTTCTTCATGATGTATTCTTTTTCATCGACACCAATTAATTCAATCTCAGCGCCAGATAAATTCACGTTAGATGGAATCAGGTCTACGTTCTCAACTACATCTTTAACAATAGTATCTTTTGCTTCTGCTTCGCCAAGAAGTAATTCATATAATGTATTCTCAACATTATTTTTATCTACTCCAAGTCCACTTGTCGTATTCCCCTGTGGATCAATATCTATCGCAAGTACTTTCTTCCCTTTTTCAGCAAGACAAGCAGAAAGATTAATTGCGGTGGTTGATTTACCAACGCCGCCCTTCTGGTTTGCTACTGCTATTACTCTTCCCAAGATTCATCCTCCCTTCGGGATATCAAATATCAAGACTATACATGTTTATTTGAAAGTATAGCATACTGTTGTTATTATAGCACTTTTAATAGTATTGTTCCACAAAATGTTTCACGTGAAACATTAAAATTCAAGAAAGTTTTCGAAAAATTATTGTTTATATTTTACAAGGGAATTAGAGGACTCGTGTATTTCATGCAACAATAAAGATATCCTGCCATCAACGGGCTTCGTCGTTCGGAAGTTCTAGGTGATAACCTGCCTGCTAGATGCATCCATAATAATCACAAACTCGCTTCGCTCAAGCAGTGTGATTATTATGGATTACGCAGTCAGAACATCACCAAGTACTTCTGCGAACTCCTGCAGGAAGTTGATGGCAGAATATCTTTTTATTGCTGTTTATACAGGTATCTAAGGTAGATAGCGGCGGTGATCAGGATAATTATAGAATATATATAATGACCGCCGCTGTCCAGGAAATGCAGTATAATTCATATGTTTTCATTATTCACCAAACGGAAACGGTTTTATACTCCCAGATTCGCAGGAATTATATAGTTATATTTATAATAACTCGTATTGCTTTTACAGATGTTTCACGTGAAACATTCTCATGTAGTAGTACAAGTATAGTTCTTTCCATCATCAAGTTCCTTGCATAAATGCGTAAGCTGGATATAAATAGTATGATAATAGTTAGATCATCAGGTGCAATGGTTGCACACGGTAATCTTGTGGAATCATTGCACCTGATATAGTGATTCTCAGCGCATCCAGTAGCAGTGCTGATACGTAGAACTCAGCTCTGATTCCGTCACGCGGACTGCGCTAGTTGCTGCCACCGAGTGCTCTGTCTGAGCGTTAGCAAGTTTGCGCGAATGGCTGCTAACAAACGCACGGGACGAGTAGGAATCTGGGCGTGTTCTCGTAGCTGCACTGCTATCCGGATGCGAGTGAAATAAGCAGAGATAATAGAAGGACTCGTGTATTTTACGCAATATTAAAGATATCCTGTCATCAACAGGCTTCGTCGTTCGGAAGTTCTAGGTGATAACCTGTCTGCTAGATACATCCATAATAATCACAAACTCGCTTCGCTCAAGCAGTGTGATTATTATGATTACGCAGTCAGAACATCACCAAGTACTTCTGTGAACTCCTGCAAGAAGTTGATGGCAGGATATCTTTTTATTGCTGTTTATACAGGTTTCTAAGGTAGTTCATGACGTATGGATGGCAACTGATTCGCCAAAGGAATCGAGCCGTCGCTGTTCAATGTTTCACGTGAAACATTAAGTTATAGATCATACAATTCACAAATTCATATTATTGTTGGGGATACTTTTTAAAAATACTATGGATATCAGAAGGATTATTCCACATATGGCAATAAAGTTAAGGCGAATTGTAATGTTCCAATTCTCAGCAGTCACATAGCAGAACAGATATCCAGAACCCAGCTTAGATTCCGTTACAAGGACTGTGCTAGTTGCTGCCACCGAGCGCTCTGTCTGAGCGTTAGCGAGTTTGCGCAAATGGCTGCTAACAAACGCACGGGACGAGTAGAAATCTATGCGTGTTCTCATAGCTGCACTGCTATCTGGATGCGAGTGAAATAGGCAGAGATAATAGAAGGACTCATGTATTTTACACAATATTAAAGATATCCTGCCATCAACGGGCTTCGTCGTTCGGAAGTTCTAGGTGATAACCTGCCTGCTAGATGCATCCATAATAATCGCAAACTCACTTCGCTCAAGCAGTGTGATTATTATGGATTGCGCAGTCAGAACATCACCAAGTACTTCTACGAACTCCTGCAGGAAGTTGATGGCAGGATATCTTTTTATTGCTGTTTATACAGGTATCTATGGCAGTTCACGACGGCTGGATGGCAACTGATTCGTTAAAGGAATCGAGCCGTCGCTGTCCGATGTTTCACGTGAAACATTAAGTTATAGATCATACAATTCACAAATTCATATTATTGTTTGAAATACTTTCATAAGAATACTATGGATATCAGAAGGATTATTCCACATATGGCAATAAAGTTAAGGCGAATTGTAATGTTCCAATTCTCAGCAGTCACATAGCAGAACAGATATCCAGAACCTAGCTTAGATTCCGTTACGAGGACTGTGCTAGTTGCTGCCACCGAGCGCTCTGTCTGAGCGTTAGCGAGTTTGCGCGAATGGCTGCTAACAAACGCACGGGGCGAGTAGGAATCTGGGCGTGTTCTGGAATCTGTTGTTGCTATTGAGCTGCGTGAAAGAAGCATTCCTTCAACATTTCCGTATAGGAAACGCAATATTATGTAGTACAATTGTTTTACTGATGTTTCACGTGAAACATTCTTATGTAGCATAAGTATAGCCATATCCGTCATCAAGTATCCTTGCATAAATGTACAAGCCACATATAGATAGTATGATAATAGTTGGATAATCAGGTATCATCGTCGCACACGATATAATGTTGTGAAATCATTTTTCCGATATAGTGATTCTCAGCGCATCCAGTAGCAGTGCTGATACGTAGAACTCAGCTCTGATTCCGTCACGAGAACTGCGCTAGTTGCTGCCACCGAGCGCTCTGTCTGAGCGTTAGCGAGTTTGCGCGAATGGCTGCTAACAAACGCGCGGGGCGAGTAGGAATCTGGGCGTGTTCTCGTAGCTGCACTGCTATCTGAATGCGCGTAAAGCAAGCAGAAACTCGTGTATTTTACGCAATATTAAAGATATCCTGCCATCAACGGGCTTCGTCGTTCGGACGTTCTAGGTGATAACCTGCCTGCTAGATGCATCCATAATAATCACAAACTCACTTCGTTCAAACAATGTGATTATTATGGATTACGCAGTCAGAACATCACCAAGTACTTCTGCGAACTCCTGCCGGAAGTTGATGGCAGGATATCTTTTTATTGCTGTTTATACAGATGTCAATGGTTACAGCGGCGAATGGTTGTATCATTATCTGACATTTTTTATAAATTTCATCTGTTTTCTATTATTTCAGCAATGGTTTTGTCTCGCACGTAGTAATGTTTTCATCACGCGTACATATGTCTTTTACATTCGCCGATTTCACAACACTTATCCACATCTTCACAAAACAATTTTCATAGGAATCCCATTTTCCTCTACTACTTCACATATCTCCTGCACTTCATCCTCCCCGTCCACGGCTCTTCTTTTACTTTTTATACTTTTCACATCTCCAATATGTATATTTTGCTTATAATTATGCATAGTATATTTCTACATTTTTATTTTTTCAACGATGCTTATAGTAAAAAACAGCTACTTGTGTACGGTCACGGAGCTGCAATTTATCCAGAATTGCGCTCAGATAATTTCTCACTGTCCCTTCTCCCAGGTACATTTCCGCAGCAATTTCCTTATTGCTGTATCCATTTGCAACCAGACGGATGATTTCCTTTTCTTTTTCATTAATTTCACAGACACTATAATCAAAATTTTCCTTCTTTTGAATCAAATCCGGTATTTTAGACACAATTTCCTGTCCAAATACAGTTTGCCCGGAATACACTGCTCTCAATGCCGGCAAAATGCTTGCATAATCCTGTTTCAGCAGATACCCTTTTGCTCCCAGGCGTAACGCTTTCACAATATATTCATCATCAAGGAACGTTGTAAGAAGCAATATATTAGCCTTTGCGTCTGCTTTTAATATTTCAGCTGAAGCCTCGAGTCCATTCATATTCTTCATTCGAATATCCATTAACAAGACATCTGGCTTATATTCTGCATACAGGCATACCGCATCTCTGCCATCGGACCCTGTTGCCAGCACCTGTACGTCTTCATTCACTTCAAGGATTGTTTTCAAAGCCGCTGTAACCAGGCAGTCATCATCTACTATCACTATTTTCATTTCCTGTAAATCCTCATTTTTTCTGCTATTCTGCTCTATTTTGTTTCGGAATCACAACAAAAATACGGAATCCTTTTTCGCCATTGATCTGGAGATTTCCATTCAATGTATTTACACGTTCCTGCATATTTTTCAATCCGATTCCTGTTGTATTTTTGTCATAATCTGCGCAGCCTTTTCCATTATCTTCAATGCATAGCTGATATATTGCCGGATGCTCTCTCATAATAATTTTAATCTGTGTCGCAGAACTATATTTCATAGCATTCGATATAGCTTCTTTTACAATGCTGATAAAACAATATTTTATTTCTCTGGGTATTATTTCGGACATATCGTATTCAAATTCTACATTTTCTATCTTTATGTCCGTTATAATCCCCTTTATTGTTTCTTGAAGATTCACTGCATCATCATGAAGATCATGCACACTTGAGCGGATACTATCCATGGCAGAATTAAGTGAATTATCCAGCCCTTTTAAAAGACTATCCAGATTCTGATCCTTATTTATGGCTCTGGCGGCCCCGGTTAGCAGAATCGTTCTAGACAGCACATGTCCCACATTATCATGGATTTCTCTT contains the following coding sequences:
- a CDS encoding DUF3881 family protein, with the translated sequence MHSFLKAVGFSKVTKREEMKEIILDVIKNYDEKNVVEDHPDGVFAQFSRFYGNDCGITVCGQYDDDNRFHVEYYYPFFRGTGITTQEQVTVERHADKDAFSAACDDLRIGITLIFYLQNVAEYMKESKKQLTGNQPLTLSGLAGEGKILFPVLKDKEAVKVEQESSKNRSSMIAAARNGDEEAMENLTMEEMDTYSMISNRIVHEDILSIVDSYFMPYGIQCDQYSILGEIIEYRTVQNNITDEELVQMTVECNNIQFDICINRADLLGDPAVGRRFKGTIWLQGQLHF
- a CDS encoding response regulator; translated protein: MKIVIVDDDCLVTAALKTILEVNEDVQVLATGSDGRDAVCLYAEYKPDVLLMDIRMKNMNGLEASAEILKADAKANILLLTTFLDDEYIVKALRLGAKGYLLKQDYASILPALRAVYSGQTVFGQEIVSKIPDLIQKKENFDYSVCEINEKEKEIIRLVANGYSNKEIAAEMYLGEGTVRNYLSAILDKLQLRDRTQVAVFYYKHR
- a CDS encoding ParA family protein; protein product: MGRVIAVANQKGGVGKSTTAINLSACLAEKGKKVLAIDIDPQGNTTSGLGVDKNNVENTLYELLLGEAEAKDTIVKDVVENVDLIPSNVNLSGAEIELIGVDEKEYIMKKIIDKVRRKYDYIIMDCPPSLNMLTINALTAANSVLVPIQCEYYALEGLSQLIHTIELVKERLNKKLVMEGVVFTMYDARTNLSLQVVENVKDNLQQNIYKTIIPRNVRLAEAPSYGQPITLYDTRSAGAEAYRLLAEEVINREGE
- the serS gene encoding serine--tRNA ligase — translated: MLDIKFVRENPEIVKQNIRNKFQDNKLELVDKVIELDKENREIKQEVEALRAERNKTSKQIGALMAQGKRDEAEEVKKQVAASGARIDELSAREKEVEEELLKNMMVIPNIIDPSVPIGKDDSENVEIEKFGEPVVPDFEVPYHTDIMESFDGIDLDSARRVAGNGFYYLMGDIARLHSAVIAYARDFMINRGFTYCVPPFMIRSNVVTGVMSFAEMDAMMYKIEGEDLYLIGTSEHSMIGKFIDQIVPEEELPKTLTSYSPCFRKEKGAHGLEERGVYRIHQFEKQEMIVVCKPEESPMWFDKLWQNTVDLFRSLDIPVRTLECCSGDLADLKVKSLDVEAWSPRQKKYFEVGSCSNLGDAQARRLRIRVNGKDGKKYLAHTLNNTVVAPPRMLIAFLENNLNADGSVSIPEALQPYMGGMKRIEKKTRA
- a CDS encoding sensor histidine kinase; amino-acid sequence: MGYFQDMGLLFIYSLIVLLWKEPDRTLIFAILWAVILICGIYFIHGKSTKVLVCTVFALMALVVPEIEMFYPILIYALIKEINWQMGLAISMAGVILLGKYGDMHIEIMAKYVVGCLLAAILEKKTYKYDKMDIELRKTVDSGEEKALLLSEKNKALAEKQNSEIYAATLRERNRIAREIHDNVGHVLSRTILLTGAARAINKDQNLDSLLKGLDNSLNSAMDSIRSSVHDLHDDAVNLQETIKGIITDIKIENVEFEYDMSEIIPREIKYCFISIVKEAISNAMKYSSATQIKIIMREHPAIYQLCIEDNGKGCADYDKNTTGIGLKNMQERVNTLNGNLQINGEKGFRIFVVIPKQNRAE
- a CDS encoding DUF4446 family protein; translation: MSTIFDSIGIDPGIIIIALLAIVVILIGVMISNGMRLTRLERKYKMFMKGSDAQSLEKTFVRKFAQIDRLYEAKEDHEHAIKTLEQHFKVIFSKYGVEKYDAFDDVGGKLSFALALLDKDNSGIILNAVHSRDNCFLYLKEIVKGESYVMLSQEEVEALRKAVNFELGEMSEDEKNLEK
- a CDS encoding ParB/RepB/Spo0J family partition protein; the protein is MAGKKSGLGRGLDALFPEKTVQSKPKTVKTVKEEKKVAVDTKKSSQQETSNGERMMKISMIEPNREQPRKKFDEDALQELSESIKQYGILQPLLVSDKKDYYEIVAGERRWRAAKMAGLKEVPVVVKEFSTQEIVEISLIENIQREDLNPVEEAMAYKRLIDEFHLKQDEIAERVSKSRTAVTNSMRLLKLDSRVQQMMVDEMISAGHARAILAISDPEQQYNAAMKVFDEKLSVRETEKLVKSILTPTKKKPVVSNPTEDAIYESLEEKMKGITGTRVFIHRKKNNKGKIEIEYYSRDDLDRIIDLFESIG